A window of Lacibacter sediminis contains these coding sequences:
- the hutH gene encoding histidine ammonia-lyase, with protein MTEYNYLPLDEQQLTFDEVKNYLQFKQFVSITFRAHHKIEKCRQYLDQKVAESDTPFYGINTGFGFLQNVIIADDQLEQLQNNLLMSHACGMGEEVPEEIVKLMLALKIKSLSYGYSAVQVDTVKRLMDMHNNNVLPVIYQQGSLGASGDLAPLSHLSLPLIGMGEVNYQGTRFKAQEVLQQLNWQPIALKSKEGLALINGTQFMSAYGMYCLVQAERLMQWADLIAAISFDAFDCIDQPFHEKIQTIRPHSGQIHTAQQLRNILSGSEIGQQKKQQVQDPYSFRCIPQVHGATKDALAHVKNVFLTEINSVTDNPNVFPDEDLIVSGGNFHGQPLALALDYFAIAMSELANISERRTYQLISGQRNLPMFLVKEAGLNSGFMIPQYTAAGIVSENKQLCTPASVDSISSSNNQEDHVSMGANAATKAYRVMKNVEKVLAIELLSAAQALDFRRPLKSSAKVEEVMSAFRQQVSFVDKDRVLHEDMIAAVKFISSPL; from the coding sequence ATGACCGAATACAATTATCTCCCCCTCGACGAGCAGCAACTCACCTTCGATGAAGTGAAGAATTATCTGCAGTTCAAACAGTTTGTCTCCATTACATTCCGTGCACACCATAAGATCGAAAAGTGCAGACAATACCTCGATCAGAAAGTAGCCGAAAGCGATACACCGTTCTACGGCATCAACACCGGTTTTGGTTTTCTGCAAAACGTGATCATCGCCGATGATCAGCTCGAGCAACTGCAGAATAATTTATTAATGAGTCATGCATGTGGCATGGGAGAGGAAGTGCCCGAAGAAATTGTAAAGCTCATGCTGGCGTTGAAAATAAAATCGCTCAGCTATGGTTACAGTGCCGTGCAGGTAGATACAGTAAAGCGCTTAATGGACATGCACAACAACAATGTGCTGCCTGTTATCTATCAACAAGGTTCATTGGGTGCAAGCGGCGATCTGGCACCACTCAGTCATTTGAGTTTGCCATTGATCGGCATGGGAGAAGTCAACTATCAAGGCACAAGGTTCAAGGCACAGGAAGTGTTGCAACAACTCAACTGGCAACCGATTGCTTTGAAAAGTAAAGAAGGCTTAGCGCTCATCAACGGTACACAATTCATGAGTGCCTATGGGATGTACTGTTTGGTACAGGCCGAACGGTTAATGCAATGGGCCGACCTCATTGCAGCGATTTCCTTTGATGCATTTGATTGCATCGATCAACCCTTTCACGAAAAAATACAAACTATCCGTCCGCATAGCGGACAAATACACACAGCGCAACAATTAAGAAACATATTAAGCGGAAGTGAAATCGGTCAACAGAAAAAACAACAGGTACAGGATCCATATAGTTTCCGTTGTATACCGCAAGTGCATGGTGCCACCAAAGATGCATTGGCACATGTGAAGAATGTATTCTTAACCGAGATCAATTCAGTAACCGATAATCCCAACGTATTTCCCGATGAAGATCTCATCGTGAGCGGTGGAAATTTTCACGGTCAGCCGTTGGCGTTAGCATTAGATTATTTTGCGATAGCCATGAGCGAACTCGCCAACATCAGCGAACGCAGAACCTATCAACTCATCAGCGGACAACGCAACCTCCCGATGTTCCTTGTAAAAGAAGCCGGACTGAACAGTGGTTTTATGATACCGCAATACACAGCTGCTGGCATTGTAAGTGAAAACAAACAACTCTGCACACCTGCCAGTGTCGATAGTATTTCAAGCAGCAACAACCAGGAAGATCATGTAAGCATGGGCGCCAATGCAGCCACCAAAGCTTATCGTGTCATGAAGAACGTTGAAAAAGTATTGGCGATTGAATTACTCAGTGCTGCACAGGCATTGGATTTCCGTCGGCCATTAAAAAGTTCAGCAAAAGTAGAAGAAGTGATGAGTGCTTTTCGTCAACAGGTAAGCTTTGTTGATAAAGACAGAGTGTTGCATGAGGATATGATCGCTGCAGTGAAGTTTATCAGCAGCCCCCTCTAA
- a CDS encoding TrlF family AAA-like ATPase, with amino-acid sequence MADYTKYKRGSEWRKWDLHIHTPETKKNDNFEGANSVEKWDNYAKAINESTEDISVVGVTDYFSIDNYFKFKELTDIGIITKKFEMILPNIEIRVSPVTASATPINIHCLFNPDIDTDIENRFLAKLKFSYGGSDYSAKKEELIRLGRVLPGNSTLDDAAALKAGVSQYVISIDSLRTIFERDVKLRENTIIVVSNKSTDGVSGIRKHEDFFVSASESQLDATRWSIYQFSDAIFSSNENDVLYFTAMGPDNKNTVIEKCGSLMPCFHGCDAHDNLKIFKPDGNRFCWIKADPTFEGLKQTLYEPTDRVKIQALQPDIKNERFVISELQFSDTNHLFGNQKIFLNENLNAIIGGKSSGKSLLLYSAAKSIDPEQVNKASKRLDFEGYNFEPSFDFKVTWKNGDVDTLRNDDLTSKLHKIIYIPQLYINYLVEKNNKEELNTLIKNILLQDTVFKDFFDKKAGEISDTSNEIEKLLNSFLQVKSKGNDILQKSNELGRSDSIQNGMQRIQAAITEGQKLSNLSEEEFQEYSRLMSLKSTLETQLVQLESKEAVLVKVLNEVVLTRHQLLGINDTEKDMYLKGEVDRIIDELTEIPDDVGKIRVKLDEDYDSLIRNLNAGVADIKFSETKIAIKDQVLELNSKLAPFQEKLAGQSEIQKLAAQLDAEGLKYQQAVNFEKQIQVLRDDHENIKKQTVLLLKKRYALYQLIVSHINETKQIIGPEIALNCKLLFKKENFALFDQANKAAISNDHYFNTLFSMNLVDYAKVPELYSNSLRIIDEKLVVSPSVSIPLRQKIGIEAVLRGIVSDSFELDYTVSYKGDDLLNMSPGKKGTVLLILFLQISSSEYPILIDQPEDNLDNRTIYELLCKMIKQKKKERQIIIVSHNANLVVATDTENIIVANQEGQGLPLRPGVTRFEYVNGSLEHSFESASTTTTVLMQQGIKEHVCDILEGGDEAFKQRERKYSIK; translated from the coding sequence ATGGCAGATTACACTAAATATAAAAGGGGGTCCGAATGGAGGAAGTGGGATTTACATATTCACACACCTGAAACAAAGAAGAACGATAATTTCGAAGGCGCAAACTCCGTTGAAAAATGGGATAATTATGCTAAAGCAATTAATGAATCGACAGAAGATATCTCCGTTGTTGGTGTAACCGACTATTTTAGTATAGATAACTACTTTAAATTTAAAGAGCTGACCGACATTGGAATTATTACAAAGAAATTTGAAATGATATTGCCAAATATCGAAATTAGGGTTTCGCCAGTAACAGCTTCTGCCACTCCCATTAATATTCATTGTTTATTTAATCCAGATATTGATACTGATATAGAAAATAGGTTCTTAGCAAAACTCAAATTCTCATACGGCGGTAGTGATTATTCGGCAAAGAAAGAAGAATTAATTCGTTTGGGGAGGGTGCTGCCAGGTAATAGTACTTTAGATGATGCTGCAGCTTTAAAAGCAGGAGTTAGTCAATATGTTATTAGTATTGACTCTCTAAGAACGATTTTTGAGAGGGATGTTAAACTCAGAGAGAATACAATTATTGTGGTTTCTAATAAAAGTACCGATGGCGTTTCGGGAATAAGAAAGCACGAAGATTTTTTTGTAAGTGCAAGTGAGTCACAGTTAGACGCTACTCGTTGGAGTATATATCAGTTTTCTGATGCGATATTTTCGTCCAATGAAAATGATGTTCTTTATTTCACTGCAATGGGTCCTGACAATAAAAATACGGTTATTGAAAAATGTGGTTCTTTAATGCCATGTTTTCATGGTTGTGACGCTCATGATAATCTCAAAATATTCAAGCCTGATGGAAATAGGTTTTGTTGGATAAAAGCAGACCCGACCTTTGAGGGCTTAAAGCAAACATTATATGAGCCAACCGATAGAGTTAAAATTCAAGCATTACAACCAGATATAAAGAACGAACGATTTGTTATTTCTGAATTACAATTTAGTGATACAAATCATTTATTCGGGAATCAGAAAATTTTCCTGAATGAAAATCTAAATGCAATAATTGGAGGTAAATCTTCAGGTAAATCTCTGCTTTTATATTCCGCAGCTAAGTCCATCGATCCAGAACAAGTTAATAAAGCTTCAAAGCGTCTTGATTTTGAAGGGTATAATTTTGAACCATCATTTGACTTTAAAGTAACTTGGAAAAATGGCGATGTAGATACATTAAGAAATGACGACTTAACGAGTAAACTTCATAAAATAATTTATATCCCACAACTCTATATAAATTATTTGGTAGAAAAAAACAATAAGGAAGAACTAAATACTTTAATAAAAAACATTCTTCTTCAAGACACTGTTTTTAAGGATTTTTTTGATAAAAAAGCCGGTGAAATTAGCGACACTTCTAATGAAATTGAAAAATTATTAAATAGCTTTTTGCAGGTTAAGTCCAAAGGGAATGACATTTTGCAAAAATCCAATGAGTTGGGACGATCTGATTCTATACAAAATGGGATGCAACGAATACAAGCGGCAATTACAGAAGGACAAAAGTTGTCAAACCTTTCTGAAGAAGAATTTCAAGAGTATAGTCGTTTGATGTCCTTAAAATCAACATTGGAAACTCAGCTTGTCCAACTTGAAAGTAAAGAAGCCGTTTTAGTGAAAGTACTTAATGAAGTTGTTTTAACAAGGCATCAATTGTTAGGTATCAATGATACCGAAAAGGATATGTATTTGAAAGGGGAGGTAGATCGGATTATTGATGAACTCACTGAAATACCAGATGATGTGGGTAAGATAAGAGTGAAGTTAGATGAGGATTATGATAGCCTAATTAGAAATCTTAACGCTGGAGTAGCAGATATTAAGTTTAGTGAAACTAAAATTGCTATTAAGGATCAAGTATTAGAGTTGAATAGTAAGTTGGCTCCATTCCAAGAGAAGCTTGCAGGACAAAGTGAAATCCAAAAACTGGCCGCACAATTAGATGCTGAAGGATTAAAATACCAACAAGCCGTAAATTTTGAAAAGCAAATACAGGTACTAAGAGATGATCATGAAAATATTAAAAAGCAAACAGTTCTACTACTAAAGAAAAGGTATGCTCTATATCAGTTAATAGTATCTCATATTAACGAAACTAAACAAATAATTGGCCCTGAGATAGCACTTAACTGCAAGTTGCTTTTTAAAAAAGAAAATTTTGCTCTTTTCGATCAAGCAAACAAAGCTGCGATTTCAAATGATCATTATTTTAATACTTTGTTTTCAATGAATCTTGTAGATTATGCCAAGGTCCCAGAATTGTATTCTAATTCCTTAAGAATAATAGATGAAAAATTGGTAGTGTCCCCTTCTGTTTCTATCCCATTGCGGCAAAAGATTGGAATTGAGGCTGTTTTAAGGGGAATAGTTAGCGACTCCTTTGAATTAGATTATACTGTTTCTTATAAAGGAGATGATTTGCTTAATATGTCCCCAGGTAAGAAAGGCACAGTTCTTCTTATTCTTTTTTTGCAAATAAGTTCTTCTGAATATCCAATTTTAATTGACCAGCCTGAGGATAATCTAGACAATAGAACAATTTATGAATTGCTTTGTAAAATGATAAAGCAAAAAAAGAAGGAACGTCAAATAATAATTGTTTCCCACAATGCAAATTTGGTGGTAGCAACGGATACTGAGAATATAATTGTAGCAAATCAAGAAGGTCAAGGGTTGCCTTTGCGGCCTGGTGTAACAAGATTCGAATATGTCAATGGTTCACTTGAACATTCATTTGAATCAGCAAGCACAACAACTACGGTATTAATGCAACAGGGAATCAAAGAGCATGTTTGTGATATTCTAGAAGGTGGCGATGAGGCTTTTAAACAGAGAGAGAGAAAGTATTCAATCAAGTAG
- the hutU gene encoding urocanate hydratase → MSTTTIQRYDAIKYKTPTGSQLSCKGWIQEAALRMLLNNLDPEVAERPDDLIVYGGRGKAARNFEALDNIIAALKVLENDESLLIQSGKPVGILKTHKDAPRVLISNSQLVPNWANWKHFEELEKKGLMMYGQMTAGSWIYIGSQGIVQGTYETYAAIADKHFGGSLKGTLNVTAGLGGMGGAQPLAITMNEGVALIAEVEEWRIDKRIETKYLDEKYTSIDEAINAAVHYRKEGIARSIGVVCNAIHLLDHLISRDIIPDTLTDQTSAHDPLIGYIPHTLSNQQANELREKDPDHYLQLSYESMYLHVQLMLQLMDQGAITFDYGNNIRARAKEQEERVVSNKLKVISETSNLERPSSDLQPTTYNFQPGRCFAFPGFVPAYIRPLFCLGKGPFRWAALSGDANDIAVTDELIMNMFPDNKGMIRWMNMAKEKIAFQGLPARICWLGQGEREKAGLAFNELVRTGKVKAPIVIGRDHLDTGSVASPNRETEAMLDGSDAVADWPILNALVNTAGGASWVSLHHGGGVGMGYSIHAGMVIVADGTTDAEERLKRVLRNDPGMGVIRHADAGYQLAQETLQANDLDFKERLK, encoded by the coding sequence ATGTCAACAACAACCATTCAACGTTACGATGCAATCAAGTATAAAACTCCAACCGGCTCACAGCTAAGTTGCAAAGGCTGGATCCAGGAAGCAGCCTTGCGCATGCTCCTCAACAATCTCGATCCCGAAGTAGCCGAACGCCCCGACGATCTCATTGTCTACGGTGGCCGTGGTAAAGCAGCACGCAATTTCGAAGCACTCGATAACATCATTGCCGCATTGAAAGTATTGGAGAACGATGAATCATTACTTATCCAGAGTGGTAAACCCGTCGGCATATTAAAAACACACAAAGATGCACCACGGGTACTCATCAGCAACAGTCAGCTCGTACCCAACTGGGCCAACTGGAAACATTTTGAAGAGCTCGAGAAAAAAGGACTCATGATGTACGGACAAATGACTGCCGGCTCCTGGATCTACATCGGCTCACAAGGCATTGTGCAAGGCACCTATGAAACCTATGCTGCCATTGCCGATAAACATTTTGGCGGCTCACTCAAAGGAACATTGAACGTTACTGCCGGACTCGGCGGCATGGGTGGCGCACAACCTTTAGCAATAACAATGAACGAAGGTGTGGCATTAATAGCAGAAGTAGAAGAGTGGCGCATCGATAAACGCATCGAAACAAAATACCTCGACGAAAAATATACCAGCATCGATGAAGCCATTAATGCGGCTGTGCATTACCGTAAGGAAGGCATTGCCCGCAGCATTGGTGTGGTATGCAATGCCATTCATCTGCTCGATCATTTGATCTCCCGTGATATCATTCCCGATACACTCACCGATCAAACCAGTGCACACGATCCGCTCATTGGTTACATACCGCACACACTCAGCAATCAGCAAGCCAACGAGCTCCGTGAAAAAGATCCCGACCATTACCTGCAACTCAGTTACGAAAGCATGTACCTCCACGTGCAACTCATGTTGCAACTCATGGACCAGGGAGCCATTACGTTTGATTATGGAAATAACATCAGGGCGAGAGCGAAAGAACAGGAAGAGAGAGTTGTAAGTAATAAGTTAAAAGTAATAAGTGAAACCTCAAACCTTGAGAGACCTTCTTCCGACTTACAACCTACAACTTACAACTTTCAACCCGGCCGCTGCTTTGCGTTTCCCGGCTTCGTCCCCGCTTACATCCGACCCCTCTTCTGCCTCGGCAAAGGCCCTTTCCGTTGGGCAGCCCTCAGTGGCGATGCAAATGATATTGCTGTAACCGACGAACTCATCATGAACATGTTCCCCGATAACAAAGGCATGATCCGCTGGATGAACATGGCCAAAGAAAAAATTGCTTTCCAGGGATTACCTGCACGCATCTGCTGGCTGGGCCAGGGCGAACGGGAGAAAGCAGGACTCGCCTTTAACGAACTCGTACGCACCGGCAAAGTAAAAGCGCCCATTGTTATTGGTCGTGATCATTTAGATACCGGCAGTGTGGCCAGCCCCAACCGTGAAACCGAAGCCATGCTCGATGGCAGCGACGCCGTGGCCGATTGGCCCATCCTCAATGCGCTCGTAAACACAGCAGGTGGCGCCAGTTGGGTAAGCCTGCATCATGGTGGTGGAGTAGGGATGGGTTACTCGATCCATGCCGGAATGGTGATTGTTGCCGATGGTACAACTGATGCCGAAGAACGTTTGAAACGTGTATTGCGTAACGATCCTGGAATGGGTGTGATACGACATGCAGACGCCGGATACCAGTTAGCACAGGAAACATTACAAGCAAACGATCTTGATTTTAAAGAGCGGTTGAAGTAA